In one window of Tumebacillus algifaecis DNA:
- a CDS encoding SpoIID/LytB domain-containing protein has translation MRKFASLAVAVTLTLSTVMSGPVMAKDDNKVMNGIEKAYVLSVTQEGSAVTYQMIVNGNVETYYTHNKSFEVLPGSFVSFKAKQDRIVHFNDTVAVLNLNEKVMSKDTTAKTLELELSGTVQLAANYKVIQSLNGQSIPKSLNDVFVGAENVNVFYNQSGQVELIVINGLTPTDTMRVGIMNNGFASLDHDQLSFRAVNGLKVVDKKGGQQFNIAANTVVTFVKTANGVKATVNGTDLYTATDRLYVEPATEDSLVQITSFTRAYGTPSYRGTFEITPSAIAGKLNLINEVNMEQYLYQVVPSEMPASFGLEALKAQSVAARTYAMSDYFSNRYAKKGFHVDDSTLSQVYNNSAESSLHTQAVNATSGKIMEKNGVLVDARYYSTSGGYGAAKHEVWSDAGNVFPGAQISYLSSRSFTYDPSNPAQIYNINTQDEAALNAFYKDLTLDGYDAASYYFRWKVGFSKLELENTINQNLAGRYAADPAFILTKNAAGNFVQQAIPASGIGQLKDLYVTKRGQGGNMMELVVEGTTGTYKIIKEYNIRFTVRPSKTFTLGQDVSLYRAKGGSTSYDPGYTIKNNTILPSAFASFDIARDSSGNLTNVTFFGGGNGHGVGMSQYGASMLGLSGWTYDQILNAYYNGMAIVNAY, from the coding sequence ATGCGTAAATTTGCTAGTCTCGCAGTCGCCGTTACGCTTACGCTATCGACCGTGATGAGCGGTCCGGTTATGGCGAAAGATGACAACAAGGTGATGAATGGCATCGAAAAAGCATACGTGCTGAGCGTCACTCAAGAGGGAAGTGCTGTCACGTATCAGATGATCGTCAACGGCAATGTGGAAACGTACTACACCCACAACAAGTCGTTTGAGGTGCTGCCGGGCTCTTTCGTATCGTTTAAAGCCAAACAGGACCGTATCGTCCATTTTAACGACACGGTGGCTGTCCTGAATTTGAACGAAAAAGTCATGTCCAAAGACACAACGGCCAAGACGCTCGAACTCGAGTTGTCCGGTACGGTGCAACTGGCAGCCAACTATAAGGTAATTCAATCGCTTAACGGCCAATCGATTCCTAAATCGCTGAACGACGTTTTTGTCGGGGCGGAAAATGTAAACGTTTTCTATAATCAATCGGGTCAAGTTGAACTGATCGTAATCAACGGTCTCACCCCGACCGATACGATGCGCGTCGGGATCATGAACAACGGTTTCGCTTCCCTCGACCATGATCAACTGAGCTTCCGCGCGGTGAACGGTTTGAAAGTGGTCGATAAGAAAGGAGGCCAGCAATTTAACATCGCTGCAAATACGGTGGTCACCTTTGTCAAAACGGCAAATGGTGTAAAAGCGACGGTGAACGGCACCGATTTGTACACCGCGACAGATCGTCTTTATGTCGAGCCGGCAACGGAGGACTCGCTTGTGCAGATCACTTCGTTCACGCGGGCATATGGTACTCCGTCCTATCGCGGTACTTTTGAGATCACGCCATCTGCGATCGCAGGCAAATTAAACCTGATCAACGAAGTGAACATGGAGCAGTATCTGTATCAGGTCGTGCCAAGCGAGATGCCAGCTTCGTTTGGTCTGGAAGCGCTGAAGGCGCAAAGTGTGGCAGCCCGCACCTATGCGATGAGCGATTATTTCTCGAACCGCTACGCGAAAAAAGGGTTCCATGTCGATGACTCCACCCTGAGCCAAGTGTACAACAACAGCGCGGAGAGTTCGCTCCACACGCAGGCGGTCAATGCAACCTCCGGCAAGATCATGGAAAAGAACGGCGTTTTGGTCGATGCACGCTACTACTCGACATCGGGTGGTTACGGTGCCGCGAAGCACGAAGTATGGTCTGATGCGGGCAACGTGTTCCCTGGTGCACAGATCTCCTATCTGTCATCGCGCTCTTTCACCTACGACCCGAGCAATCCAGCGCAGATCTACAACATCAACACCCAAGATGAAGCGGCTTTGAACGCGTTCTATAAAGATTTGACTTTGGACGGCTACGATGCAGCTTCCTACTACTTCCGTTGGAAAGTTGGATTCTCCAAGCTCGAGCTAGAAAACACGATCAACCAAAATCTTGCTGGCCGCTATGCAGCAGACCCGGCTTTCATTTTGACAAAAAATGCGGCGGGCAACTTCGTACAGCAAGCGATTCCGGCAAGCGGGATCGGCCAATTGAAAGACCTGTACGTCACAAAGCGCGGTCAAGGCGGCAACATGATGGAATTGGTGGTTGAAGGTACGACTGGTACCTATAAGATCATTAAAGAGTACAACATCCGCTTTACCGTTCGCCCGAGCAAAACGTTCACGCTCGGCCAAGACGTGTCGTTGTATCGTGCAAAAGGCGGCTCGACGTCCTATGATCCTGGCTATACGATCAAGAACAACACGATCTTGCCGTCCGCATTTGCTTCTTTCGATATCGCGCGCGATAGCAGCGGTAATCTGACGAACGTCACCTTCTTTGGCGGCGGTAACGGTCATGGCGTCGGGATGAGTCAATATGGGGCATCGATGCTCGGTCTGTCCGGATGGACGTATGACCAGATTTTGAACGCGTACTACAACGGAATGGCGATTGTAAACGCTTACTAA
- a CDS encoding protein O-GlcNAcase — protein MKRTVVWVGVLVAALSAGSALYLTHPEQEKQGKVSSVQAPAAVVGSKDASNQKQEDKKAAESFAIRGVIEGFYGAPWTHDQRLSMFEFMSRNHYNTYVYAPKDDPYQRLNWALLYPEQQAAQMQELITKAASNGLSFVYSISPGLPLPLPSQPLTAEMKQKAITFSSNEDRDLLIAKVEQLRKMGVHTIMLSFDDVLEELNDKDRGIYGTNYAEAHMQLANTLLVEGKRKDPKFQLWFAPTRYFGVKDHVYWQTLREQLDPSIQVIWTGPEILSKKIDSADADKVAQLLGRKPLIWDNYPVNDFTYEIAKAPQLFFGPLESRSVDLQKHVAGLLANPMVQPESSKPALYSIGQYLNRPASYDPDKAYVEGLSEVSGVSRLDLFNKFTDYSRRSMFEQEWNPKFKALVDTNDTARLHKEFEELRNLRIAMQKSTANKQLLKEIDPWLMKLSREGELGLQTLQMLTTAQDSPERAQLAEKTRQELIALQQEPYKIGEEILTFVDLSLSKE, from the coding sequence ATGAAACGAACGGTAGTCTGGGTCGGTGTTCTCGTCGCAGCGCTTAGTGCAGGCAGTGCCCTATATTTGACACATCCGGAACAGGAGAAGCAGGGGAAAGTGTCATCTGTACAGGCTCCAGCAGCTGTGGTGGGTTCGAAAGACGCATCGAATCAGAAGCAGGAGGATAAAAAAGCAGCAGAGTCGTTCGCCATCCGCGGGGTCATCGAAGGGTTCTACGGAGCTCCTTGGACGCATGATCAGCGGCTTTCGATGTTCGAGTTCATGTCGCGCAACCATTACAATACGTATGTCTATGCACCAAAAGATGATCCGTATCAGCGTTTGAATTGGGCGTTGCTCTACCCGGAGCAGCAAGCGGCACAAATGCAGGAATTGATTACGAAGGCGGCGTCGAATGGATTGAGTTTTGTTTATTCGATCTCACCAGGACTACCCCTTCCGCTTCCGTCTCAGCCGCTCACAGCGGAGATGAAGCAAAAAGCGATCACCTTCTCGTCTAATGAAGATCGCGACCTGTTGATTGCCAAAGTTGAACAATTGCGCAAGATGGGCGTGCATACAATCATGTTGTCGTTTGACGATGTGTTGGAGGAGTTGAACGACAAAGATCGCGGCATCTACGGCACCAACTATGCTGAGGCCCACATGCAACTGGCTAACACCTTGCTTGTTGAAGGGAAGCGAAAAGATCCGAAGTTCCAACTGTGGTTTGCACCGACCCGCTATTTTGGTGTAAAAGATCATGTTTATTGGCAGACGTTGCGCGAACAGCTTGATCCGTCGATTCAAGTGATCTGGACGGGGCCGGAAATCCTCTCGAAGAAAATTGATTCGGCAGATGCTGATAAAGTGGCACAGTTATTAGGGCGTAAACCGCTGATCTGGGATAACTACCCGGTGAATGATTTTACTTATGAGATTGCCAAAGCGCCGCAACTCTTTTTCGGTCCGTTGGAGTCTCGCTCCGTCGATCTGCAAAAGCATGTAGCGGGACTGCTCGCCAACCCGATGGTACAGCCAGAGTCGTCCAAACCGGCGCTCTATTCGATCGGGCAGTATTTAAACCGTCCGGCTTCCTATGACCCGGATAAAGCGTATGTGGAAGGACTATCTGAGGTAAGCGGCGTTTCGCGCTTGGATCTCTTTAATAAATTTACCGACTATTCTCGCCGTTCGATGTTTGAACAGGAATGGAATCCGAAATTTAAAGCGTTGGTCGATACGAATGACACGGCGCGTTTGCATAAAGAATTTGAAGAGCTGCGCAACTTGCGCATCGCGATGCAAAAATCGACGGCGAACAAGCAGTTGCTTAAAGAGATCGATCCTTGGTTGATGAAATTGAGCCGAGAAGGGGAATTGGGTCTGCAAACACTGCAAATGCTGACTACAGCACAAGATTCGCCGGAACGCGCACAACTCGCCGAGAAGACGCGGCAAGAATTGATCGCCTTGCAACAGGAACCGTATAAGATCGGGGAAGAAATTTTGACGTTTGTAGACCTTTCATTGTCCAAAGAGTAA
- a CDS encoding GntR family transcriptional regulator, with the protein MLNKNIPIPLYYQLKERLTQTICEGELEPGALMPSERELSDRYEISRMTVRQALGEMVKEGLLVREQGKGTFVAEPKIAQPLLRLTSFSEDMRSRGMKPESRILAIYVEEAAPNVATALNLGDNRSVLVLERIRLADSKPMAYEVSHLPLARFPDLEQEDLHSVSLYTLLEEKHGLQIKFARQVIEVGLSDRSNSEELGIALKSPVLLIERVTFDADERPFEFVSSVYRGDRYKLQVELHR; encoded by the coding sequence ATGTTAAACAAAAACATTCCAATTCCGCTCTACTATCAGCTCAAGGAACGACTGACTCAGACGATCTGCGAAGGAGAACTGGAGCCGGGAGCGTTGATGCCATCGGAACGCGAGCTGAGCGACCGATACGAAATCAGTCGCATGACCGTTCGGCAGGCGCTTGGTGAGATGGTCAAAGAAGGCTTGCTGGTTCGCGAGCAGGGGAAAGGGACGTTCGTCGCGGAGCCGAAGATCGCCCAACCTCTCTTGCGATTGACCTCGTTTAGTGAAGACATGAGAAGCCGAGGGATGAAGCCCGAGTCGCGCATCCTTGCCATTTACGTCGAAGAGGCGGCACCAAATGTCGCAACTGCGCTCAACCTGGGCGACAATCGCAGCGTGCTGGTACTGGAGCGCATACGTCTGGCCGATTCGAAGCCGATGGCCTATGAGGTGTCCCATCTGCCGTTGGCCCGCTTTCCGGATCTTGAGCAGGAAGATTTACATTCGGTTTCGCTGTACACGCTGCTGGAGGAAAAACACGGCCTGCAGATTAAATTCGCGAGACAAGTGATCGAGGTCGGGCTGTCAGACCGCTCGAATTCGGAAGAACTTGGCATCGCGCTCAAATCGCCCGTGCTGCTCATCGAGCGTGTGACGTTTGATGCTGACGAGCGGCCGTTCGAATTCGTCAGCTCGGTGTACAGAGGAGACCGCTATAAATTGCAAGTAGAACTCCATCGGTAG